In Plasmodium knowlesi strain H genome assembly, chromosome: 8, the DNA window ATTTATCTGAAATACGTAAGTTCCCAGAGAAATATCTTTGTGCTTTGTTGATCTCTTTTCCAAATAATTATTAACGTGTTCATACAAATTGTCTTCACTAATAATTTCGTCGATGTATTTAATCTTCTCGTTTATGCAGTACTTCTTCAGCAGGGAGTTTATAGTGCTGTTGTAGTAGTTAAAGGAGTTTGTTGACAAGTCCAAATGGTTTTCGGTACTCCTTGGATTTTTCTGTGGAAAGGTATTCTTTATCTGCTTCACCGGATtgaatattttgtttttccactttcttcCTTGCCAATAATTTTCCCACTTGGAGGTGACGTGCACCTGTGGCGGGGAGCATTGTCTATCTGTGCTTCTTACTTGTTCCGCATCAGAACCCATCTCCGAGGTGTAAATAATGTAGTAGTTCAGTGTACTTGTCTTCATATGGTTCGACGAAATGGTAGAATAATCCAATtcaatattttcaatttttccaaagagGGAAACGCACTTTATTATGAGCAATccaaaggaaaggagaaaaattggCACCAAGAATTTGTACCAGTAGAAGCTAGTGTTACCGAGATCTTTCTTTATCATTAGGAAGAGGGTCGGTTTGACATACGTGGAGAGGAAGTTGGTCAGGCGCTTCAGCACATGGGGCATCTTCATATTCACGGCGCAGTTAGACTTTTCCATATTATAAGTACCGACATGCTTATCCATCTGTTCTACCACATTTGTGCATCTGCCACGTTCTCCCTTAAGGACGATATCCCTCAGGTAGCTAAAATCAGGGGAGGTAGATGACCCACCCATCCCAGGAGGATGAtccaaaatggctagcttcTTATTCAACTCATTAAAATATCTGACGTTAtcgaaaaaaagataaaagagAGGATCCATCTTGATCAGGTTTCGCAGATCACTATCTTCaacatttttcaaaagattctttttctcatgatacgtataaatataaatgtacgTGTAGTAAATATCTATGGTTTTTAGCTCGTAGGTTAGGATATGCCTGAACCGCTTTAACACGTAGAGAAGCTTCTTCAGCGACTCCGTTTCGTGTATCTTGTATGTGCAGTATATGTGATTGCTGTTGAAAAAGATGAAGCatgttttgttttcttctctcaCACTTTTTACAAAGTGGATGATGTTCTGTTTGATCGTCTCGGGGGTATTATCCAACGCATTGGGGTCGGTCAGAAAGTCGAAGAGGTTTCCATCATTGGGATGGTTACCAATTGGGTTACCTCCAATCTGATTGTACACCCCCACGTCGTTAAAGCGAACATTCAAAACGAACTTATAGTCGATAAGTTTCTGGAATTGTCTCTTCGTCCCGTTGAAGataatttctccatttttaattactGCGATGTCGTTGGCAAAATTATTCGCCTCGTATATATCATGGGTGCAAATAAAGatgatgttatttttttttattttctcaaaaaacttaaaaagcTTTGTCTTTGTCTTAATGTCCAATGCAATGAAAGGCTCGtctaaaatatatacatccCTCTTGACAAGGAAACAGATGAAgatggatatttttttcttcacatcatctattaaatttttaatctTGTGATTGAGATATTTTTCTAGATCAAGAtcgttcataatttttcttgttctttttttcttcaggtATTTTTCTACATCCTTGTTGTAGTAGAGGAGAAATATTACAATCGTTTCGTAGAAGGTGAGATTTTCATAAAGAATTACGTTTTGGCTGCAATAGCTGATTTCTATATCGTGATTCTTCTGATGGTGGTTTCTTCGTGTGAGTTTCTCTAAAGGGGAGGAACTTCTGTTGCGTCGATTTGTCGTGATACCAGGGCTACTTCGATCCCTCTTGATGAAGTGTATTTCTCCCTGGTCCTCTGTTATCATCTCTGTTATAATGTTAATTAGTGTTGACTTGCCCGATCCGTTTTCTCCTAGCAGGACGAATATCCTATTACTGCGCAGGGTAAGTGAAACGTTTTTCAGCACATGTTTTCGGCCATATGtcttgttcacatttttgatAACCAGGTAGCAGTCGGCCGGGCGATGTCGCCTAAATTCGGTGGCCCTCCCAGTGCGCAGTGGCGTTcgcctcttcttcttcttcggaTTCGATTGGAATGGTTCACCGTGGTGGTTGCGTTGCTTCTTCTGTTGATTCTGTATGTCTTCCTTCGCGTGGCCATCAGTAAGCTCGAGCATGAAGGAGTTGCCTTCGCTGCACCCACTTTGTCTACTTGGCTGTATTTGGTGGGCACTTCCCCTCCTGAGGTAGAGCTTCCCCTGGCGCCGGTTTCGGTAATGTATCATGTAAATCAAAATGCACGTTAAaaggatgaaggaaaaaacagagtAAAACAAAAGGTGCATTAAGGAAATATTCTCAAATTTAATAAACATTTCGGGGTAAGAAATTTGAATACCATTCTTAACTAAAATAAAGATGAAATCTAACGCCAAGCAGAAAGATGCATGGGGAATTATCAAGACGAAGAATGATAAAACACTTCCGACTCCAGAATGAATAATCAAAcggaatgaagaaaataaaaaaaatattaagaaGGAAGCAATGTAATTTATCGCATTATTCTCCGAAAAGTGCATGCAAATAACTGTAAAAAGTAAGCTATTTATTAtgaacatatacatgtacaaaaaaaggatgaaataattcaccatttttttgtagatGTAGAGATATATGACGTAGGTGAAGAGAgtgttgtaaaaaaacaaCACGATGAAGTAGAAGAGCAGCCAAGAAAAGTAgtaataatatttatttatcttcaagcaaaagaggaagttctccatttttatcttcctctcTTTGTTGATATCAAAACATATGTTAACTATAAAGAGACAGACACACAAAAACATCACCATtcggaatatatttttttcgattgTGTCAAAAGCATTTATCTTCATACTCTTCATGGGCATGTGCAGTAGGAAGAAATCTTTCAGATGGATCGAATTTTTCGATGGGCTAGTAGCCTTTCCTCCCTCGGTGTTTCCAGTTGTAGTTGCAGTTACCTTTTCGACTGTCCTTGTGTTTGTGGAGCGTGCATAGTTCTGCACCCTCGCCTGCGCATTATACTTGAGCATGAACAAGTTAAAGTGGTACTCCAGTACAATGAAGAAGCTGCTGTAGTACCATTCGTTAAAATAAACgtttaaggaaaaatcaTCTACGGTGTTAAAGTTCACAAAATTCTGCTTCagatttatatttatatcatTAAAGAAATAATTCTCGCTAGACGTTAACAAGGCGTAATCGCCTACCCGGATTTTGTATGTCACATTTGTAAGGacatccttttcattttgcaaaCTTATCAGATGATTAATTTCTTCAGTGGGGTGGTTAATTGCCTTCTCTATACTGGTATGATTCGCATGGTTTGCTTGATTTGCCTGATTTGCTTGATTTGCTTCGTTCATCCCCTTGTCCGCGCGCCCGCTGGGTTTCTTCCCGAAAATGTAGGAAAAACGCAGCCGGTTCTGTTGCCCCAGATGACTTACATTTTCAATACCAAGTAAACCACACGCTCTATTTGTCtctattaaattatttttcacgaaattaaaaaaaaataattttttccgctCATCTTTGAAGAAGGCATTGTGGCTTCTTTCGTCTTTCAGTTTTCTTATGTCCCTAATGAAGGACCTGTACAGATGTGTCTTCCTCACCTCACTCAAAGTCTCTTCATCTATCCTTAACTTTAGGAGAACATCATACTCGTTTTCTGGGTGAACATCTCGGTACAGCTCCTCCAGGGTTATGAACTTGCCCCGTTTCAAATTATTCTTAAAAGAGTGCATTAACGGGGACAAATTCTCCCGAAGAGGCTTCCGGGCAGAGTTCGCCAAATCGCTTTCTCGAAGTTGAATGGCATACTTTAAATTCTGTAGGCACTGCTCCTCGCTTTTGTACACTCTAAATATGTTCAGATCATTTTCGTTGGCGTAGGAGAGGAAGGACCTGGACAACTCGTCGTCCGGCGTCAGGCAGATGTGGTTCACGTACACTTTATCGCCGATTTCTCTGCGGGGGGAGAAGCGACATGAGGTAAAAATGGCATGAGGTAAAAATTGCATGGGGTAAAAATTGCATGGGGTAAAATGGCATGGGGTAAAATGGCATGGTTGGGGAGGCGGCTTGGTTGTAGCGATATCCATCCATGGTAGCACCCCGTTTCGACACACTTggtatttctctttttccgcAGGACTCACCTGGAGCAGAGCTCGTTGCTCAAAAAGAGGACATACTGCCTGATGGTGTCGTTCAAAtctattttatcattttcggAGAAGTTATTGTAAATCTCGAGGGAGTCTGAGGAGAAACGGTAAGGGGGTGAAATGGTGAGTGGATGGGAAGATGAAGGGGTTGAGACGGTAAAGGGGGTGAAAAGGTAAAGGTGGTTAACACCCACGGCGTGTCGCGCCTTTGGGGGAAGTCTTACACTTGTCGCTGATATTCCTAAGGAACAAATGAAATGATACTAGGAGAAACGGAAtcaacaaaaagaaaaagtaaagaacaaaatcctttctcttttcataGTATGTTTTCTTGATCAAGCCATATAGCTTACGGAGCTTCATCCTAATTTGCCGCACTCTCGTTATTCTCAAATggggttaaaaaatatatagaaaTTCGGGCGTAGGAACATCTACCCGGGTGTGACGGTTGCGTGTGTGCACCGAGAAGTTCATATGTCTATCACTACACGAACACATTTATTCAGAAACAAATTTCTGCATGCTCGAATCTGCGCAGAAACACACTCCTGCATGCGTACATCCTACATGCAGACGGAGCAAACGTGATGATGATCGAGGTAAAGAAACAATCGCAAACTCATCATCATACAAAGCGGGAAATTTCAACAGAATGTAGAAATTTAGCGAATACACAGAGGAGtttcaaaaaggaataagaataAAGTTCCAATGTGATTTCTCAACAACACGTGGGAAAATCGCATGCGCAGGATTATAATGACTATGCATCTGCCGCTACGTGTGCTTCTGCATATTTAACAAACCCTGTTGCCAAGCAAATCATGTGAGCAGCTTGAACAGGAACGGGCTCTATTCGtacttacaaaaaaaaaaaaaaataaataataaataaaataaaataaaaaataaagaaaactaatatattataatttaATTTAGTATATTTACGTAGTAAGTTAATCTAACGTACAGGTGAATGAACTAACACCTAATATAACATATAGGGGCTAGGATGGATAAGCGGAAATGAACACAAAACACGGGATCAATCAATGACCAATAAGCAACGGAAGAGTCACTTGCTCttgtaacaaaaaaagtcACAAAGGAAAGGATTacaagattttttttttcatattagGGTGATcaattaatttaattaattttccaaaaaaaaaaaaaaaaaatagcaaaacgACAtgctgttaaaaaaaaaaaaaaaaaaaaaagagaaaaagagaaaaagagaagcgCCGGAGAAAAAAGCGGTAAAAACAGGAGGCGTAAAACGAAGGACATGGGCGGGTATACAGAACTGATGCGTTTTGGGAGAAAGGCGCCTTCGCCCCTTCCAAAAAATTCCTATGCCACACTACGACGAACTACCTACTGCTAATTTTCTTGTAACGAcgatattttattaataattttatggACGTTGCCACTACACCGCTGTTgcttggtttttttttttttttttttttttttcccacatttttgttctctgCACAACTTTTGTGAGGTTCAAGTTTTACatgcaaattaaaaaaaaaaaaaaaaaaaaaaaaaaaaagaagcaacagtCCACGCGGACGTAAGAACAGGGACTGCCCAAATATAGTGTATACCTTTAACGCATGCACAATAATAGGATAAACTTAGGtgaaaactttttttctttttctacgttctttttttatgtgcaacTACGTGTTGCTTCAAAATGGTTGATGTGTTTAGGTGGGCACTTCGAATCTAACTGTGTAAACCTCTTGTCAGTGTGCCTCGCGCAGAGGTAGCTGGTGTGTTGATAGTTCAAAATGGAAGGCGTCACACTGAGGAAAATCATTATACTCTTTTTTCGAAGCACACCGAATGTATAGACTACGCACCCCCCCCATGGGGATGGTAACCTCCCACAATCATTTCCTACATGTAAAATGTCCATCGTTCCATTTGGATTCATATTGTGGAAAGAGGATGGTAAATTAAGTTATTGACGTGCTTTGCTCAGGATACTTTCTATCTACGCAGGTGCGCAAATG includes these proteins:
- a CDS encoding ABC transporter I family member 1, putative, coding for MKLRKLYGLIKKTYYEKRKDFVLYFFFLLIPFLLVSFHLFLRNISDKYSLEIYNNFSENDKIDLNDTIRQYVLFLSNELCSREIGDKVYVNHICLTPDDELSRSFLSYANENDLNIFRVYKSEEQCLQNLKYAIQLRESDLANSARKPLRENLSPLMHSFKNNLKRGKFITLEELYRDVHPENEYDVLLKLRIDEETLSEVRKTHLYRSFIRDIRKLKDERSHNAFFKDERKKLFFFNFVKNNLIETNRACGLLGIENVSHLGQQNRLRFSYIFGKKPSGRADKGMNEANQANQANQANHANHTSIEKAINHPTEEINHLISLQNEKDVLTNVTYKIRVGDYALLTSSENYFFNDININLKQNFVNFNTVDDFSLNVYFNEWYYSSFFIVLEYHFNLFMLKYNAQARVQNYARSTNTRTVEKVTATTTGNTEGGKATSPSKNSIHLKDFFLLHMPMKSMKINAFDTIEKNIFRMVMFLCVCLFIVNICFDINKERKIKMENFLFCLKINKYYYYFSWLLFYFIVLFFYNTLFTYVIYLYIYKKMVNYFILFLYMYMFIINSLLFTVICMHFSENNAINYIASFLIFFLFSSFRLIIHSGVGSVLSFFVLIIPHASFCLALDFIFILVKNGIQISYPEMFIKFENISLMHLLFYSVFSFILLTCILIYMIHYRNRRQGKLYLRRGSAHQIQPSRQSGCSEGNSFMLELTDGHAKEDIQNQQKKQRNHHGEPFQSNPKKKKRRTPLRTGRATEFRRHRPADCYLVIKNVNKTYGRKHVLKNVSLTLRSNRIFVLLGENGSGKSTLINIITEMITEDQGEIHFIKRDRSSPGITTNRRNRSSSPLEKLTRRNHHQKNHDIEISYCSQNVILYENLTFYETIVIFLLYYNKDVEKYLKKKRTRKIMNDLDLEKYLNHKIKNLIDDVKKKISIFICFLVKRDVYILDEPFIALDIKTKTKLFKFFEKIKKNNIIFICTHDIYEANNFANDIAVIKNGEIIFNGTKRQFQKLIDYKFVLNVRFNDVGVYNQIGGNPIGNHPNDGNLFDFLTDPNALDNTPETIKQNIIHFVKSVREENKTCFIFFNSNHIYCTYKIHETESLKKLLYVLKRFRHILTYELKTIDIYYTYIYIYTYHEKKNLLKNVEDSDLRNLIKMDPLFYLFFDNVRYFNELNKKLAILDHPPGMGGSSTSPDFSYLRDIVLKGERGRCTNVVEQMDKHVGTYNMEKSNCAVNMKMPHVLKRLTNFLSTYVKPTLFLMIKKDLGNTSFYWYKFLVPIFLLSFGLLIIKCVSLFGKIENIELDYSTISSNHMKTSTLNYYIIYTSEMGSDAEQVRSTDRQCSPPQVHVTSKWENYWQGRKWKNKIFNPVKQIKNTFPQKNPRSTENHLDLSTNSFNYYNSTINSLLKKYCINEKIKYIDEIISEDNLYEHVNNYLEKRSTKHKDISLGTYVFQINEKLTDKGDLDYNTDVEVKVNLFCNYTSIHSYAYYTNSAFNVLADFQSGMQQSGREMRNMIRKLSKWEDADNTPPFSPSPRKNRIDVINEPFPIKFHEYFLRDFYINMYVFLSIVIFFCVFFEKLRNEIDYRKVFENFYVHKYVHYLQILLLEYMYYLLYIILLFFILYVFQYREFVLPSFFLFLMLYGFNTFLSISLFSSLYQHSYILFVFVNFIFCGIISIVIYVLVILSYAYNNQVLMNLSHVFVCIFRILDSFSLSHVLNIRSLCLNMKRHMQQIDDELIRDTSSRYFHEQIYPGHVFGNYQDNLTSEALKGFCSDSNSFFNTTGDFLFLIVNCVFYLLLLFYKLYRLNRKTHIQAGTESTNELPSGEEIENPTHVHTSIDSQSSDSAGKLCSKEKYAFAVRHFYLTNREFKREEHTEKKGFFKLFTFASRIFKLFPENVSTDTYKKFNEEISEAGGKADRKAIFAIPDKKSKEGSKGEGSSDEGSYNRGNSSEGNNHPEQQPRGNHDADEKYILKDINVKMKPYKIYTFSSIFNNDLNVLYFFKFFFANGETKHGPKEHLSYGQRKTFVQTVQATQKNHTEDESDYKIVLTPNMSIYEHVKIILTYKNISLSSAELMYVINLLMLTVNLRCDVHINCNELSGGMKKKVELIINLLRDDRIIFLYKLNDNIDFCSQIYINLILKNILLVNEQGYHTGEENNNKIDYLLGGDMSKWAIPYYGGPNRKGNHQFELAITPDKEQTEECPISSNIQSVNEGIINTFIKNNILKIKFAPRNFVIYTHIYTDILYYDYLYLFNRNEITYENCTKNMIRNFHKHYSFQVKLKGIDHAKINEYIKFFFCTNKRACVRFCKVMKALEERGRGGNINRTGRRTNNRTDSCINNRTSHPTGDTDDTISFVEQNSKRNSLSLYNLFFIFKKIKMGKDNLLPHSPSKKKKKNNILSLSKFQRVLLNLIIDKSSYVNLYLNRNKYISLFLLFKFAIYELAYQNVQHFVQRYKCVKRIYSEMTVSNQCLFILKIPDNRHFFKLLEINQRIKFDDKDIQVQQVDINNLNANDIFLLLFKKLL